ATAATGTCAATATGGTAATGTCTATATGGCAAAATCATCCAAAAGATAACCTGTGAAAGGTAAAATTACAATCACCAAATAAAACTTGTAACACAGTACTTGAATAGATGGAGTATAGTTCTTAGGAAAATGGAGGAGAGTTCTAGGCGAAATAGAGGAGAGTATTACCTAGAAGGAGCCGCGAGGGGTCTTCGCAAAATGGAGCTGCGGTTGTTGTGCGACTATTTGATATGTGAGAAATTGATGTTGTATTGTGTTGGTAGGGCTAAGGGCAAAGTTGGCATATGATTTGTAAGATAAGGGTATATTtggatattaatttttaaaccaACATGAACCCACCGATTTGGTGGGTTGTAAAAGTGGATCAAAACCTTCTTTAATTGGTTTCCcttgttttttaaaaccaatacaaaccaatcatttaaaatgttaaaaaaaactaCCACACATGATTAAAGTGAACCAAAACTAAACAAAACAATGAAAACCAATGAAATCTTAACTCTCACACAAGGCCTAAAACTCTGCCCAACTTGggtattaaattattaacacCTTATCCAccttatatattattataattgtaTATTTTTATTCTTATAATTTAATTATCATTTCCATTCACAATGACGGTATATCTTTTTGGTTAACTTAAATTCAAATTGCGGCATGACCACACTGATTTGCTTATACTAAGAATCATACTCAAGCCCTTTTAAATCCATACGATTTAGGGTTCGTTTgacacaatatatgctactcatgTGTCAAACAACCATTATGCAACAATCATTTCAAGTACAAAAAAGATACAATTTTGATGGCATTTTGGAaggcaaaaagatacttttcgtccctcaactaaggggcgagtttcatttttgtccctaagcttttttttctcccatttgcgtCCCTTAACTATTGagaagtatcattttcgtcctttcaagtgagattgaagttgggaaaaacatgatctgacgaacaatatgatgccacgtaggatttttcaatggtcggatttattcgagggataaacatgatacttttccatagttggaggacgaaaaaaggaaaaaaaaaagctaagggacgaaaatgaaacccgaccaatagttgagggatgaaaagtaccaTTTTGCCCATTTTGGAATGGTGGTTGAGAGGATTATTTTACCACAATTTGAGTTTTCTTGACTGATATGTCCTCACATTAATAATGATTTGCCCATATTACCCCCGcttgaaatatatatacattttgtaaaatagaaaattctttgataataatattaattcatTGACTTAATTTGTatagaaaatatttatattttattaaaactGTATGGATATCAAACTGTTCATTTTAATTATTCATCTctctattaaaaaatatttatttatatatgttacaacttaaatgcataatatcCCTGTGTAAGTAATTTGTCAATACATTTTCAACACCTTTATGCTATCAgcaaaaatgcaatcaaataccaCCAGCATTTCAGAGTATATGTGCTACAAGCCTACAATTATTATCAAACATATATGCTACCACAATATCTACTAGAATATAAGATAAGTTACTGTCAAACAGAGTCTTAGTCTCAAAGAGATTCATCACTACACTATCACCTAAGTATACCGAATTTAAATCTAACAATATTTGGAAGTTTATGGttttcaaatatatttataattcttctaaataaaaatgtaaagataataaaaaaatagacCTCCTTGTTGTTATGCTATTTGTCTTTTCCTAGATTCTTCAACATTAAAACAAAGGAGATAATCCCCACTTGGTGGctcctaatttattttttttacaaaattattttttataaatgaaaaatgatttataaataaaaaaatttaggtGGCGGGCCATATTTGGTAGTAGGCCCCACAACCTACCCCATCCTTCCTTCCTGCCACTTTCACACTCCTTTTGTCCGCTCCGCTCTTGGAATAGCCGTCACAACGTGCTTTTTACGCCTCACTTATTTATACCCCCAACGGTCACCCAATCTCTTGATTCTTCCTTCACCACCAAAAGCCCTCAAATTCAATCGCCGATGGCTCTGGTCCGCGAGCGCCGGCAAATTAATCTCCGACTCCCCCTCCCGGAACCCTCTGAGCGCCACCCTCGCTTCCCGTTACCCCTACCACCATCTGTTTCCTCCTTATCCGCCCCGAATTCATCCTCCTCGGCCACAGTAATCCCCATCACAGACCTAGAAAAACTCAACGTCCTCGGCCACGGAAACGGCGGCACCGTCTACAAAGTCCAACACAAGAGAACCTCCGAGATCTACGCTTTAAAGCTCGTTCACGGAGACTCCGAACCCACAGTCCGTCGCCAGGTCTTCCGGGAGATGGAAATTCTCCGACGCACAGACTCTCCACATATCGTTCGATGCGATGGAATCTACGAGATGCCCTCCGGAGACATAGCGATACTTATGGAGTACATGGATTTAGGTACACTTGATACTCTGCTTCAACGGAACGGGACCTTCACTGAGTCCGCACTCGCCGATGTGGCGCGTCAGGTGCTGAGTGGACTCAGTTACTTACACAGTCACAAAATCATTCACCGTGACATCAAACCCTCAAATCTTTTGGTGAATAATAAGATGGAAGTAAAGATTTCCGATTTCGGAGTGAGTAAAATCATGTGCCGGACATTAGACGCCTGTAATTCATACGTCGGTACTTGTGCTTACATGAGCCCGGAAAGATTCGACCCGGATGCGTATGGAGGGAACTATAACGGTTACGCCGGGGATATATGGAGCTTGGGTTTGACTCTGTTTGAGCTCTACGTGGGTCACTTCCCGTTTCTGCCTCCGGGTCAGAGACCCGACTGGGCGACCCTGATGTGCGCGATTTGTTTCGCGGATCCACCGAGCCTGCCCGAGACTGCGTCGGAGGAGTTCCGGAGCTTTGTGGAGTGTTGCTTGCAGAAAGAGTCGAGTAAGAGGTGGACGGTGGCTCAGCTGTTATCGCATCCGTTTGTGTGTAAAGATCCATGTCTGTAAAATGGGCGGTGATTCGACGCGGATAGGAATCTGGTTGCCCCAATTTGGAACCCTGGTTTTGTAGGTTCTGTAAATACGGGCCGGATCCTGAAATTTtgattccttctttcttttgtaCAGTCTTTCTACGTAATTCTCTTTTGATTAATcactaaaattaaaaattttagacCTTAATTTCAATAATCCTTCGTTGTGTATTATTAAagctcattaattaattaaaaaaacttattaattaattaattaattaacttgtCCAATATCTTATCTCCAACTCAActaacaacaaattatatactTGAACAATGTTGTTCAAGAAGAATATTCAAAATTGGTAGCCTTGGAAGTACTGAATTAAAGGTATATGCTTGGGGGTTTGTAAGATGTTAGAATATGATCGATCACGTACAAAACTATTTTGATCTTGATGACGTATCATGTGTTCGGGTTAATTGTTGGAGGCGATTATTCGGCTATCCTTAACCTCATACATAGAAGAAAACATGAGCTATGAGGGATCGGGgtttgttcttagaagacatCTCTGACACTCAAATTAGTTTGAATTGCTTTAATTTGGGAATGATCAGTGCTCGGAGCTCTAAGTCTCTAGACTAATACTATTCCCTTCGATGATGTTGCTTGGTTTAGTATTGAAATGTCTTCTCGGCTCAGCCACACTGCTTGGGAGCCGTTTACTCGGATGTGTCTTGGTCAACAGTTCGGTGGGAGCTTTTTTGACATCTCGATCGATCAGTGCGTCAGCTCTGCAAAATTCATTTAAGTTGCTTAAATTGACTTAAAATCTACAAAAATTAACATAAGTATTAGTTTTTATTGTCAAAATTCAAACTATTAGGTACCATGGGGCaacaattttaataaaaaaaaaaaaaatcctggaAGAAGATGTGGTCAGGTTGTTGGACTCAAAAAGTTGCCAGCCAAAGACGCCCAAGTAACTGAACAAATAATTTTCCAATACAGGAAATATGGACAGAAAACAACATTATCGTGAAAAATAACCAAAATCTTATTGCACATATAGCACGTGCTCCAAATAAAATCTGTGAAGTTGTCAAACAAAAGACTTTTATTACAATGTTGTaataattttcctttaaaattcatgataaataaattactattttttttgtaaaatatcCCAAATCACTTGGGTTGACAAGCTTGAACTTGTACACATGATGCTGATAAGTCAGTCTACAAGggtgttgtaaatccacacccccatacacaccaacaatattgtccgttttgggttgtcAGATTCCCGTGAATATATAGGGCCCGCAcggttttgtttctccttaggcccaagcaggtgggctacgcccaacccactcaagcctaggaaaaggtcTTGTTAGTGGTAAGAGGTGAGTTTggccttataaataaggcatgagtgcccacatctttagatgtgggacttttacgaGGATAGAGGAGACCCACAGATTATGACATGGTATCATATTGGATCTATGGTTTAGTTGGAGCGCACTATCCTCCACGTGTTGAGCTGTTGAATGTCCACCTCACACGTGCGAAGGAGTGTGAAATATCTCACATCGCTTGAGTTGACAAGCTCAGtcttatatatatgatatgagtTTCATTCTCTTTGTAACTTGGTTTGCAAGGGAGAATATAAAACTCCGTAGATTATGACATTTTTAGAATTTAGATTTCAGATGCAACACGTATGTATGCAGGATGATGACAAACATATAGAAAGTGAGTTGGATGGTCGTGGAAAGTTTCGAAGCATGAttcgaagaagaagagaggaggttTCGAATGAAGTGGACAGATGAGTCAGCACACACATGGACATACTTTGGCAAATGGCAAGATGCATGAACGTAATATCTTGGCAACCAAACAACTTGGTGAGGTAGCCATCAGCAATTACGTCACGTGGGACTTGGATTTATtacaaaaatatcttttttaagTCCAAGGATGCAAAAAGGGTAAGTGGACATATATGTCACTTTTTTCGAGCACTTTATTGAGTCATCTTATGTCAATTTGGTAAGTAACgaaaaaatattaattgattCTCAAACAAtttagttaatctaattaattttttattttttttaatcaaaaaggACAGGTTTCAATATCCTTTAATTAGAGTGTtctaatatttaattaatgtatttatgtttgttttagATTAATTTCATCCATATGAGTGTGTCTTATTGGTATTGCAAGAAACGAGATTAAAATGGAACTTTTGTAACTGATAAAGAGATCCATAACAAAAGCCGTCCGAACACCATAACCAGATGTCCGAACAACTGGTTGACTCAGAGGAATATCGTGTTAGACAAAAGGGGTCAAGAGAAGAGGGTGTCCAAACACCTCATTGAGATGTCAAGAAAACCTATGCATTTTCATCCTTGTTCAAGGAAGGCACCCTAGACATTTTCAACCTTGCTCAATGAAGGCCTGTCTGGACTCCCTTATAAGTTGTCCGGACAAGTGTCACGAACCAGCAACATATTTTTCAAGGACATTTTGGGCAAATCTCAATTATAACTAAAGGGGGACGGTTTTGTAAGGATAGTTTACTATTTAAAACCCTAATCTAAGGAATGGCTCTCATCCTTCATTCCATTAGTGTAGATTTAATTtctctctttgcttttcttagTTCATCTcaatgattttgtataaacACTGATTTTGATGACAATAAATTAGATGTTTATTACCAATTTCATGAGTGACTAATTGTCTTCTTTAGTTTCTAATCTCGAAGGGTGGATGTGATTTTTGATTGTTAAAGGTATGTGTatagaatcgtagcttcgatttctttCATGCCATTCTGTGATAGTTATTTGTTGGGTACATATGAATGGGTATGCTATTGTTGTGTTTTCTTGATTCGGAGTGTGAATCGGATACGACGACTAGGATAGGTGACTACCCCTTTGCATTCATCGTAGACCAAGAGAGTCGATGACCTCCATGTTTTAATGGAAGTCTTTATGCCCAATTTtcattgcatatgcatgattggtGATATCATACAATTTCGTTGTGCATGaatgtgtgtgtttgtaatAATACCTTGAGCATGAGAATTGACCATCCACTGGGACGGATTAGAGGCTAGAGtttttacttaattattttctttattcttgCTTTAGTTGATTACAAAAATGGCATGCTTACCAAGTCATTCAGttacttttacttttttttgcaTCTTATTCATTATTGTTTGCAAGCTCTTTAGTGAAttgtttgcattcatccacCAAAATTACATTTAGTTTTCCCGTGGATTCGACTCCGAACTCATCGAATTATTACTTGTTGACTACCTTACACTTGAGGTAAGTTCAGCACATGCAATTTGGTGTCAATCAAACAACGCCATACAAATTTATTTGATATAGGTCTAAACTCAAACTGATCGGCCTGCGCGCacaaaagtttctcacctgacaaCATGTTAATTATTAAGTTGGGTCAAACCTCAGCCTATGACCACAAGAGTATTGGTCCTAGtggaaatcgaactcaaaaccttATGAATCCATACGATTTGGCTCTAGAAAAATTTACTATTAATCTATCACCTTACTGAGGGGATAGGTGGCTAAAATTAGTGCAACCAATTCCACCATATCTCTACCATACAATGCAACCATGTATTGGATTTGACAACATCACACCCAATGCATTCAATGGTGCAGATTATGTGGAATTGCCGAAATCATtccaacaaatccttttccctTATTGAGATAAACATGGATACATAAGCAGGAAGGATTCATTGTCGGGCCGGCCCCTTACATGATCAATTAATCTGTGTGATAATGGTTTGGGCCGTACAAATGTCCGGCCCAATTGATGGAATAGGACAAAGCCCAAAAAAAACTGTTGGACAATTAATCAAACTTTCTAAAATCTTCGAAGCCACGTCATTTCTTGTCAAACTCCCGACACTTCTTTGTCgacattattgaaaaaaaaaaactcaacaaGAGCAGATAAACTCACATGGAATATAATCTAATTTATCCAATAATTGTTCATATCAGCATAAAGACACAAGATTTCTTTGAATCCCGGGTACCATTATTCACTCAGATTCAAAAaatctcttcctttttcattcTGATTGATTTCCCACTTCGTGAATTTTTCTCAACTTTCAATTCTTGATTCACATGGCGTCGCTGAGTTTGACCCAGTTCAGAGGCAGGAACTTGGTGGCTGATTCTCGGATTAGGCCTTCTCAGACTGTGAATCGGCCTGGTAGAGTTGGGTTTTTGAGGGTGGTTGCGTCGGACACTCGGGCAGAGCCGGATTTGAGTGTGACTGTTAATGGATTACACATGCCCAATCCATTTGTGATCGGGTCGGGTCCTCCCGGGACCAACTACACGGTCATGAAGCGCGCTTTTGATGAAGGCTGGGGTGCTGTTATTGCAAAAACGGTTCgtcgattttttttcccttttctagtTCCTGATTTTGTTTGGTTCAGTACTTTCCCCTCGACAACAGAGATCTTGATTTTGTTATAACAGAAGGGAAAACCCATTTCACTGCCACTCTTACTATTGCATTTACCCATTTCACTGCCACTCTTACCATTGCATTTATGGCAATTTCTGATCAGATTATAACTTCATTGGGAAGGCTTATTGTAGATTGAAGGCTGAATATGCATTGTTAGGACAGTGTTTGAGTTGATGATCTGCAATGTTAGGCATAGCTATTACCAATAACAAGATAGTTGATTTTGGGATTTGAAATGGATAGCAAATGTAGACTATTGTTTAATGCAAGAACTCTACTTGTTTTTGAGAGTTTTCTTCACAATTGGAAACAATGAAATTGTTGGTTTTTGTATCTTGTAGTTGACTTTGTTTTTCAATGTAAAATTGATCCTGAATATTGTTTTGCTAGGTATCACTAGATGCATCAAAAGTTGTAAACGTAACTCCTCGATACGCCAGACTACGAGCTGGTGAAAATGGCTCATCCAAAGGGCAAATCATTGGCTGGGAAAATATAGAACTTATTAGTGACAGGCCTTTTGAGACTATGTTAAAAGAATTCACGCGATTGAAAGAAGAATATCCTGATCGGATTGTAATTGCCTCTATTATGGAGGAATACAACCAAGCTGCTTGGGAGGAACTTATTGATCGAGTTGAGCAAACTGGGATTGTAAGTTATAGTCATCTAATTGTTCTTCTTTTAGAAAATGTCTTTTGAATCTGCTTCTTTTCgtcatccatttttttttgacaattttaaaGGATGCCATTGAAATAAATTTCTCGTGCCCTCATGGCATGCCTGAGCGCAAAATGGGTGCTGCAGTAGGTCAAGATTGTGCATTGTTGGAAGAAGTTTGTGGATGGATCAATGCAAAAGCTACTGTTCCTGTGTGGGCAAAGATGACTCCTAACATCACAGATATTACACAGGTTTGGTTTCTATCTAGTCCTCTGTTTCGCTGGTTAAATTTCTTCTCATTGTGATTTACATCCTCTGTGTATATACACAGCCAGCTAGGGTGTCTCTAAAGTCGGGATGTGAGGGAATAGCGGCCATTAACACAATCATGAGCGTGATGGGCATCAACCTTAATACCCTACGTCCGGAGCCCTGTGTGGAAGGGTATGCTCTATTACTCCAATACGACAGATTCCTACTGGTTTATTACTCTCCTTATGTTGTATCTTTACaatgcttaatttttttttttggccagaTACTCAACTCCTGGTGGTTATTCTTCCAAGGCAGTTCATCCTATTGCCCTTGGAAAAGTGATGAGTATTGCAAAAATGATGAAAGCAGAATTCAATGATAAGGATTATTCACTTTCTGGTATTGGAGGTGTCGAGACAGGCGGTGATGCTGCTGAATTTATTCTTCTTGGAGCAAACACGGTTCAGGTGAGAATGCTTTATTTGATTATACCAACATAAGTCTCATCTCAGATAAAACATAGGTCATGATGTTTGTGGTGGTGAAATTATATGTATGAAGgttcttaattttctttctaaatACTTACAGGCGTGATTGTCCTTGAAAGTAGTACATAGGAAATGTGTTGAATATTGTTGCATTCACTAAGCGCATGTTTCCCTGTGATCATAGGTATAGAAGTGCCGTCACATACTTATTTTCGGCCGTCTCTTCCTCCCTACCTCTATTTCTCTTggattctttcttctcttcttggcTTAGTTCTCACTCTGATTTCAATTTCTGTTCCAACTTTTGATTGTGTCCTACATCACTATTTTTTATACCTCGcaaattttacttcttttttctttttcatactgCATCGTCTTATGCGATGTTTGAgaaaagttttgttttttaggtTTGCACTGGTGTTATGATGCACGGCTATGGCCTCGTGAAGAAACTTTGTGCTGAGCTGAAGGATTTCATGGAAATGCACAACTTCACATCCATAGAAGATTTTAGAGGGTACACAATTCTAATGGTTAACA
This DNA window, taken from Tripterygium wilfordii isolate XIE 37 chromosome 20, ASM1340144v1, whole genome shotgun sequence, encodes the following:
- the LOC119986423 gene encoding mitogen-activated protein kinase kinase 9-like translates to MALVRERRQINLRLPLPEPSERHPRFPLPLPPSVSSLSAPNSSSSATVIPITDLEKLNVLGHGNGGTVYKVQHKRTSEIYALKLVHGDSEPTVRRQVFREMEILRRTDSPHIVRCDGIYEMPSGDIAILMEYMDLGTLDTLLQRNGTFTESALADVARQVLSGLSYLHSHKIIHRDIKPSNLLVNNKMEVKISDFGVSKIMCRTLDACNSYVGTCAYMSPERFDPDAYGGNYNGYAGDIWSLGLTLFELYVGHFPFLPPGQRPDWATLMCAICFADPPSLPETASEEFRSFVECCLQKESSKRWTVAQLLSHPFVCKDPCL
- the LOC119987056 gene encoding dihydropyrimidine dehydrogenase (NADP(+)), chloroplastic-like, which codes for MASLSLTQFRGRNLVADSRIRPSQTVNRPGRVGFLRVVASDTRAEPDLSVTVNGLHMPNPFVIGSGPPGTNYTVMKRAFDEGWGAVIAKTVSLDASKVVNVTPRYARLRAGENGSSKGQIIGWENIELISDRPFETMLKEFTRLKEEYPDRIVIASIMEEYNQAAWEELIDRVEQTGIDAIEINFSCPHGMPERKMGAAVGQDCALLEEVCGWINAKATVPVWAKMTPNITDITQPARVSLKSGCEGIAAINTIMSVMGINLNTLRPEPCVEGYSTPGGYSSKAVHPIALGKVMSIAKMMKAEFNDKDYSLSGIGGVETGGDAAEFILLGANTVQVCTGVMMHGYGLVKKLCAELKDFMEMHNFTSIEDFRGASLEYFTTHMDLVQRQQQAIQQRKAIKKGLQSDKDWTGDGFVKESESMVSN